TGCGGAGAAACAGTCCCCATGGAGTTACTTCGGGATCCGAAGGTCCTAAATTATTCGAACCCAGCTTATGTTGCAGGCATATTACAAAGCCTTGCCCACATTTGAGACTAAATATATTTTTTGAAAACCAGATGTAAAGCTTTTTTTGAGGGAGTAAACTCTACACACTTGTAGCCAAGCTCGTTTAAATTAACGTTTGTAAATAAGTTCTCACCTGAGTTCAAAAGAACTGGTGCTATGGCTATATGCATTTCATCCAACAGTTTTGCCTTCAGATACTGTTTAACAGTTTCAACACCTCCGCCCAGACGAATATCTTTCCCGCCAGCTTTTTCTTTTGCCATTTCCAGGGCAGTTTCTATTCCATCGGTAACAAAATAAAAAGTAGTTCCACCTGCCATTTCAATAGGGGGCCTTGCATAGTGTGTCAAAACATAAACGGAAGTGTGGTAAGGAGGATTTTCTCCCCACCATCCCTTCCATGAGAAATCTTTCCATGGACCTCTTTCCGGCGTAAACATATTTCGTCCCATAATCCAGGCACCAATATTATGGAAACCTTTATCAGCAAAGTCATCATCTATCCCCAAAATCCCTTCAGTTTTATCTCCATTCTGCATTTGGCCGTGCATCTTCTGGAAAGTATTGGTGGGAAAAAACCATTCGTGCAGCGCCATTCCATTATTCCCCATAGGGTTTTCCAGACTCTGACCGGCTCCAGCTCCAAATCCATCAACAGAAACTCCAAAGCACAATACTTTTAATTTGCTCATATATCATTCCTCATATTAAGAACAGGTATTATAGAAATAATTAAACAAAAATCTGCGTAACATTCTACCGGTCACCCAGGCGGAAGAGAATAGGGAGGTGTTGAAGAAACTTATTAATCCGAATATATATCAGGCACGTTTATTTATATTTGTCGAAATTATTCCCTTTATAATATCCTTTTTGCTGTTATATTTAAGCAGTAACAAAGCTCTCATTTACTAATGAAAGGAACAAAAATGTCATCGGTAAGTATATATCTGAATTTTAAGGGCAATACGGAAGAGGCGTTTAACTTTTATAAATCGGTCTTTGGCGGTGATTTTATGTCCCTGCAGCGCTTTAGGGATACACCGGAAGCCGGTAAAATTGCAGAAAAGGACCGGGATAAAATTATGCATATTGCACTGCCGATCCTTAATGGTTATTTGCTAATGGCAACTGATACTTTGGAATCAATGGGCCAAAAATTAACTGTAGGAAACAATTTTTCTATAGTTCTCTATTTGGATAGTGAACAGGAAGTAAACAGACTTTTTGACCTCCTCTCTTCAGGCGGCAAAGCACAAGTTAAGCCTGAGAAAGCCTTTTGGGGCGCTTATTTTGGAATGACCACTGACAGGTTTGGAATTCAGTGGATGCTAAGTTATGGCAGCAGCGTACCTCAGTAACTTCTTAACTCAAATAAACGGGGGGAATATATATTCCCCCTGTTGTTATTTCTTTACTTTTTAATTACCATTTCCAGTATTTTATTAAACTCCTCAGGCTTTTCTATCATCGGGTAATGCCCGGTTGCATGAATGTAGCTTACGTCAAATGATTTCGGGCAGTACTTCTCAAGACCCTGAGTATTGGTGGGTCCAAAGTCACTATTGACAAGATGCAGCTTATAATTAAGTTTGGATACTCTTTCGTTCAAGATCTTAAAATATTCCATCATATCGAACAAAGTTGCCAAAGCAACCTTCTCATCCGAATTAACAAAATCATCTGTTACCCTTTTTCTTACATCAGCAGGAGTTTCAGGATGGAACAAGGTTTCCGCAAAAAAAGGAACCGAATTCTTGTAATCATTTACAATTGCCTTTGACATTGAGGTTATCTCTTCAATCTGTTCGGGTGTAAAGGCAACGTCAAGCATCTTGAAATTATCAATTCCAATTATTCCTTTAATCTCATTGTGGTTTTTAAGTGCGGCTTCCAGTATCACGTCGCCGCTCATTGAATGGCCGATAAGTATAACATTCTTTAGGCTAAGCTTATCAATGAAATCAATTATATCCTGCCCATAGTTCTGTCTTGTCCACTGATTTCTATCCGACTTTGATTTTCCAAAGCCCGGGAGATCAATTGCAATTACCCTATAATCCTTAGAAAAATATTCTAACTGATCATTCCAGTAGCTGCTGTTAATTCCCCAGCCATGAATAAAAAGTAAAGTTACTCCACCTGTTCCCTTTTCAATATAATGGATAATTGCTCTATCGGTTTTAACCTCTGGCATTTAAGAGTTCCTCCTGTGTTTTTCTTTTATTGTACTATTTACTTTTTCCCTATTAGAATATTCCGCCAATGACTTGTTCCTGTTCAAAACTAAATCCATGCGAATTTAGCAAAATTCCAGACAAAATATTTAAATACTTTAACCTGGAAATAATAAATCAGAATATGATATAATAGTCATTAACTATATAACGATCGATGTCAGGGGTCAAGTCTTTTTTATTGTGTAAAAATATTTTTTTCAAAGGAGGCCTACGCTGCCAATCTATATGAAATATAGTCCCCGGTTGATTCTTCATTCGTCATCAGTTTTCTGATGTTCTTCAGTATTTTCAGTTCATCATCCCTCATCCCAATTCTCTTCCAGTTCTGTGATGCCCTGTAGAGAACTGAGAAGACCAGACCCGTAAGGGCCTTCTCACTTGCATGCTGGGGAAACACCTTGGTCCTTCTTTTCTCCTCCTCAAATGCCCTTTCCAGGAGGTTCGTAGTGCGAATGAACTTCCTGTGGCCTAAGGGATACTTGAGATTGACAAGGCATGCCTCCAGGTCCTCACTGAAGCACTTGACAGCAGAGGGGTAGTTGTCAATATTCTTGTCAATGAAGTCAGATGCCATGGTCTTTGCAGCCTCGTAATCTGTGGCATAATAGATCCCCTTTACTTTAGAGATGACTTCCGTCTGGCGGTCCCTTGGGAGCTTGGATGCAATGTTCCTCATCTTATGTGCCAGGCACCTCTGGCGGTCAGCCTTGGGGAAGCTTTTTACTATGGCCGAACCTGCCCCTTTACCCCCGTCACTTACAACAAGAAGCGGATGCCTGAGACCACGGCTTGTCATATCCAGAAAGAACACCTCCCAGGATGCCTTACTCTCACTTTCAACAGCTGCTACGTGGATTAAGCGCTTTGTCCCGTCAGAGCATATGCCCCAGGCACAGAGGAGTGCCCTATTACCCGTAAACCTGCGAACAGCCTCATAAACCCCGTCAATAAAGAGGTAGACCACGTCAAGTTCCGACAGGTCACGGCAGGTAAATTCCTCATATTCCCTTGTCATTTCAGAGTTTAGGCGGCTTACGGAGCTCTTGGACAGAAGTGCCTCTCCGCTATCATCTCTAAAGGTATCCTCTATGTCACGCGTGGACATGCCCCTTATGTACATCTCACGGGATAGGTACTTTAGATTGTCCTCCAGGCTATCCAGCCTTTCTAAGATCCTGCTCCTGAACTCTTCATCGGTGTCCCTTACTCTGGGCTGTCTAAGTTCCAGGAGGCCCTCGCTTGTCTTTACCTGCCTGTCATAGTAGCCGTTGCGGTAGCCTTTTCTTCTTCCCTCTGAACCGTTGTGCTCATACCAGCTGCGCCCCAGGAAGTCCGTCACCTCTCCTTCAAGGCTTTCCTGAAGGAGCTTTTCCATTCCTCGCTTAAAGGACTCCCGGAAGAGGTCACCTCCTCCTTCTTCCATCTTTAACATTTCCTCAAATAATTTGTTTTTCTGACTGGATGCATTTAACTTTGTGCTCATGGTGCTGTCTCCTTTTTTACTAAATTTTTTGTTTTGCACTTCAAATTTAATAAACTGGAGCGGCACCTCCTTCTTTTATTTTTTACACAAAGATAAAGACATTACCAATAAACTAAGGTAAATCATGAAAAAACTGATTGTTGTTATCTTAATTTTATCTTCGGTTATCTGTTTAGCTCAATATGAGATGAAGAGCCCCTCCCCGCAAAATGGAACACCGATATTCCGAAATAACATTGAATTTAATGCTGGAGTTGAACCGCTTAGACATTTATTCCTGGGAAGTATAGGGTATAACTTCAGCCTTCTTGATAATTACGGCTTTTATATCACCCCTTCTATCGGAGCTCATTTCTCTCCTTATATGGATGTAAGCCTGAAGTACAAGTTTCCTGTAACTAAATACTT
This genomic stretch from Ignavibacteria bacterium harbors:
- a CDS encoding dihydrofolate reductase produces the protein MSKLKVLCFGVSVDGFGAGAGQSLENPMGNNGMALHEWFFPTNTFQKMHGQMQNGDKTEGILGIDDDFADKGFHNIGAWIMGRNMFTPERGPWKDFSWKGWWGENPPYHTSVYVLTHYARPPIEMAGGTTFYFVTDGIETALEMAKEKAGGKDIRLGGGVETVKQYLKAKLLDEMHIAIAPVLLNSGENLFTNVNLNELGYKCVEFTPSKKALHLVFKKYI
- a CDS encoding VOC family protein, with the protein product MSSVSIYLNFKGNTEEAFNFYKSVFGGDFMSLQRFRDTPEAGKIAEKDRDKIMHIALPILNGYLLMATDTLESMGQKLTVGNNFSIVLYLDSEQEVNRLFDLLSSGGKAQVKPEKAFWGAYFGMTTDRFGIQWMLSYGSSVPQ
- a CDS encoding alpha/beta hydrolase, with amino-acid sequence MPEVKTDRAIIHYIEKGTGGVTLLFIHGWGINSSYWNDQLEYFSKDYRVIAIDLPGFGKSKSDRNQWTRQNYGQDIIDFIDKLSLKNVILIGHSMSGDVILEAALKNHNEIKGIIGIDNFKMLDVAFTPEQIEEITSMSKAIVNDYKNSVPFFAETLFHPETPADVRKRVTDDFVNSDEKVALATLFDMMEYFKILNERVSKLNYKLHLVNSDFGPTNTQGLEKYCPKSFDVSYIHATGHYPMIEKPEEFNKILEMVIKK
- a CDS encoding IS256 family transposase, with amino-acid sequence MSTKLNASSQKNKLFEEMLKMEEGGGDLFRESFKRGMEKLLQESLEGEVTDFLGRSWYEHNGSEGRRKGYRNGYYDRQVKTSEGLLELRQPRVRDTDEEFRSRILERLDSLEDNLKYLSREMYIRGMSTRDIEDTFRDDSGEALLSKSSVSRLNSEMTREYEEFTCRDLSELDVVYLFIDGVYEAVRRFTGNRALLCAWGICSDGTKRLIHVAAVESESKASWEVFFLDMTSRGLRHPLLVVSDGGKGAGSAIVKSFPKADRQRCLAHKMRNIASKLPRDRQTEVISKVKGIYYATDYEAAKTMASDFIDKNIDNYPSAVKCFSEDLEACLVNLKYPLGHRKFIRTTNLLERAFEEEKRRTKVFPQHASEKALTGLVFSVLYRASQNWKRIGMRDDELKILKNIRKLMTNEESTGDYISYRLAA